The stretch of DNA TGAATCTCCTCCCTAAAGAAATTCAGTAGATGGTTCGCAATTTGTTGCGTCTCCTCATCTGGCGGAACAATTGTCGAAGCTGAATCAGGTTGATGCGTAAAAACTATCCCCTTAATTTTATCCGTATCAACCTGAATACCGACCTTACCAATACGCTGATCGACCTCTTTTAATGGAATCGGATCACGATCTCCTTGTTTCCCAGGACCATAAATATCATGCATTCCTTCTAATTCCATTGGTTGCGCAGTATTGAGTTCAATAATAATGTTATCGGCAGTTTCAGCAAATGCAACTGAGTTACCTACTGATGTACTTGGAATAATATAACCATTTTCTGTTACAGAAATTGCTTCTATTATGGCATAATCGACAGCCTCCATCGCATCACCACGAAGCATTTCTGATGTGTGTGAAAGGTGTTGGTCGACAAATAAATGTTCCCCAGCATTTATTGCCTTACGCATAGATGGCTCAGCCTGAAATGGAATTCTTTTATTAACGATTCCTGCTTCTGCAAACAGCTTATCGATATTAGATCCTAAAGATGCCCCTGTGTATACATTGACTTTGAGGGATTCTCCCGCTTCCGCTCTTTTCACCAGCGCAGTCGGAACCGCCTTTGCATCTCCCGCACGTGTAAATCCACTAAGCCCCAATGTCATACCATCTTTAATCCAAGAAGCTGCTTCTGCTGCAGTTACCACTTTTTGCCCTAATTCCTTGTTTTGTATGCGCTTTAATTTTTCTTCCATCCTAATCCTCCCCCCCTTTTTGCAATTGTTCTTTCATCTTAACTGATTTTTCTAATTAATCGGGAGATTTAGAAGAAAAAAAGAATAATGCGCTTAATATACAGCAATCGATGATTTAAACAGCATAATCCTGTTAAAATCCTAATAATTTTCGGAAATAACTAGAATATGATTGACTTACCGGCACTTGTTCCCCATTCTTCATACCGAGCATAAAAGTAGAATGAGTATCCGGATAAATCTCTTCTATATTATTCACATTGACAATATAAGAACGATGGCAGCGTATAAAGACATCTGTAGGCAGCATGAACTCAAACTCCTGTAATGTATTTGTGTGAAATCCAGCATAGTCTTGAGCTACAGCATATGTTTTACGTTCCTTTGCTTCTAAATAAATTAACTCAGAAAAAGGTATTGGTTTCCAACCGTCTTGACTACGTACGGTAACCACTGATTTCCCCTCTGTATAAGCTGGATAGATCGCAAGTACACAACCTTCCATTTCATCCTCATTATAATAAGGTACCGCCATACCATGATAAGGCACACCATATATATTTCGATCAATAAATTCGGATACTTTTTTATTTGTTGTAATTGCTTTATAAGCTAGCGTTCCTTTTTTTATTGGATCGCCTTCATGAATCTTCAAATCAATACGCTTACTTCGTCGGTAATAAACATATTCATGCTTATTTGTAATTGCAATTGATACTTCTTCCGAAAACAATTCTACCATTACATCTAATAATGAACTTAAACTTAGTTGCTTCATAGAACATTCCCCTTATCATTACTCTCATTAGATTATATCATGAATAAGAAATGACCCAAGGCAAGTACATTATTTTCACAATTTTGTTTGATAAAAAATTTATAGCTGCATTTAACTTCAAACAGTGTGACCTAAGTAATTCATATGAAATAAAATTGATTTAATCAATAATCGTTATAATCGAGATGACAGCTTAGTCAATATTTGATACTCTAGAACCTAGGAAGAAGGTTTCATACATATAAGGGGTGTGCTTGCATGAAGAAGGTCGTAATACTCGGGGGAGGATATGGCGGAATTAAAGTACTAGCTGGATTACTTAATCAGTCATTATCTGAGGATATACATATAACAGTTGTAGATCGAAACCCATTTCGTTCGTTAAAAACAGAATTTTACTCTATCGCAGCAGGAACATCAGCTGATCACGATGTTCGTGTGGAGTTTCCAGAAGATTCCAGAGTAAACTATCTGTTTCAAGAAATCACTAAAATAGATGTCGAACAAAAGCGAATTTTATTTAACGACCCAGACATCATTGTAGAATATGATTATTTAGTTATCGGAATTGGTTGTGAAGATAATTTCCACGGAATTCCAGGAGCAAAAGAATACGCAGAAAGTGTTCAAACTTTTTCTAAAGCTAGACATACTGGAGTAGCAATTGGAAACTTGAAGGCATACGGAAAAGTTTCCGTGATTGGTGCAGGTTTAAGTGGAATTGAAGTTGCTTCAGAAATAAGAGAAAGTAGACCCGATTTAAATATTCGTTTGTTAGATCGCGGTGCGAATGTATTAAAAGCGTTTGATTCAAAAATACAAGACTATGTTGAGCAATGGTTTATAAAAAATGATGTAGACGTTATCCATCATTCTACTGTGGAATATGTAGAGAAAGATGGCGTATGTAATAACGGAGTGTGTTATTTGAATGATGTTACTATATGGACTGCAGGAGTACAGCCAAATTGGCTAGTTCGCCAACTACCTTTCAAAAAAGACATACAGGATAAAGTTATCGTAAATGATTTCTATCAAGTACCCGAGGATCCAAATGTGTATGTCTTGGGAGATTGTGCATCAAGTGAATACTCTCCAAGTGGACAATTAGCTGGATTACAAGGTGAACAAATAGCAGAAGTGCTATTATCCATCCTCGCAGACAAAGAACCAAAACAACCAAAACCTTTAAAATTAAAAGGTACGCTTGGTTCACTAGGAAAATCAGACGGATTTGGCAATATGGTAAAAACACCATTAACTGGACTCTTACCTCGACTTGCTAAAACAGGCGTCTTATGGCTAAGTAAACGACATTAATTTTATATCACCCATGAACTCAACTTAGATTGCCATCATCCATGGTAAAGAGAGTTGAGTTTTTATTTACCATAATCGGTAACTCGAACAAAACATACGTCAGTAAAATCCCTCATAAACATAAACAAGCAAAAAGAGGATCGGTAGACTGTTTACCCGCTCCTCATATATTTAATAGCTTCTGAAGTTCACACTATGCAAACATATTCAAATTCTAAAATAAAATGTATGAAATTTATCATCTAACTCATTCCTGAGAAAGTTAATTTCTAAATTCACGAAGTTGTTTGTTTATTTTAGTAGTTGATGAATATACTTCCTTGTACAAAAGGAATAAATCGTGATATACCTTAACGTTTTCCTCTATTGGTTTATATACCTTTTCTTCTTGAATAAAAACATCACCGCAGTCAGCTAAACTATTAAACCAACCAACTCCGACACTAGCAATCATTGCTGCTCCCATTCCTGGTCCTTGCTCACTCGTTAATCGAATAACATTTGCTTGAAAGATATCCGCTTGCATTTGTAGCCATAAATCACTTTTTGCTCCTCCACCTAGAGAAATAATAGATTCTATTTTCTTTCCACTTTCCCGTAAGATAGTTACACTTTCTTGCAAGGAAAAGGTAATCCCTTCTAAAACTGCTCTAGTGAAGTGTTGACGCTTATGGGATGCGTCTATGCCAATAAAACTCCCTCGAATATTTGCGTCCACATGCGGGGTTCTTTCTCCATTTATATACGGTGTAAATAATAAACCATTAGCTCCAGGATTTACAGTAGATGCTTCTTGTATTAATTCATCAAAACATATATCATGTGCAAATGTCTCCTTAAACCAAGAAAGGCTGTGACCTGCAGCAAGTGTTACTCCCATTGTATAAAAAGCATCAGGAGCTCCATGATTAAAGTAATGAACTTTACCTTCAAATTTTTTATCACCCGATTCTTCATAACTAAGCACAACACCGGAAGTACCAATACTAGCTAGAGTTTTCTCCTTACTAAGTACACCTGAACCAATAGCTGCACAAGCGTTATCCGCTCCTCCAGCAAATACTTTTGTTGCCATGTTTAACCTCGAATTCGTTGATGCTTCTTCTGTTAAAGTTCCTACTTCTTGGATTGAATTTATTAATTCAGGACAGATTTTAGTTGGAATTTCAAATAATTCACAGATTTCTTTACTCCACCTATTCTTCTCTACATCCAACAGTAAGGTTCCTGCTGCATCAGAATAATCCATGTGTAATTTTCCAGTTAGTTGATAACGAACATAATCCTTTGGTAATAAAAAAGTCGTTGTTTTTGCAAAATTAATTGGTTCATGCTTTTTCACCCATAATAATTTAGGAAGAGTAAACCCTTCTAGCGCTATATTCTTTGTAATTTCTAGTAATCGATCTTCCCCTAAAATACTATAAATTTCTTGGCATTCTTCGCTAGTTCTCGTATCATTCCATAAAATTGCGTTACGAATAACTTGATTTTTATTATTTAATAGTACTAAACCATGCATTTGTCCAGCAAAGCTTAACCCCGTAATTTTAGCAGGGTCAACCGCATTATCCGTTACTAATTCTTTAATCGCTTCATATGTTTGACTAACCCATTCATCAGGATCTTGTTCAGCATAGCCAGTTTTTTCTTGTATTAATGTTAATGATTTCGTTTTTTCATATTCTACTTTACCTTTTTTATTTACAAGAAGTACTTTAACACCACTTGTTCCAAGATCGACACCTAATACATATGACATCTAACATATCTCCTTTCATATAAACACAATCACATAGAGCAGACTCTGCTGCTCTATGTGATGATTGCACACCAATTATGCAAATGTCGTTAACAAATATTGATTGATTTTATTCTTAATAACTTCCAATTGACCTGAAGGTTGTGTAATTTCAGATAGTGTTAAGGCGTGTTTCTCTAATTGATGGAAATCTGTTTTTCCAGAAACAATATCTCTCCCTATCCCTTGGTTAAAAGAACGGTAACGATCCTCAACAACATTCTCAAGCACCCTATCATCCATTAACCGCTGCGCGACTTTCAATCCTATTGCAAAGCTATCCATTCCTGCTATATGTGCATGGAAAAGATCTTCTGCTGTGAAGGAACCTCTTCTGACTTTGGCATCAAAGTTCAAACCACCTTTTCCTAACCCATCATTTTTTAGAATTTCATACATTGCTAATGTGGTCGTATATATATCAGATGGAAATTCGTCCGTATCCCACCCTAGTAAAGGGTGTCCTTGGTTTGCATCAACAGATCCAAGCATATTATGAATACGTGCATAATGTAACTCATGTTCAAATGTATGACCTGCTAACGTTGCATGGTTTGCTTCTATATTAAATTTAAACGTATCTTGTAAATCATAGTTTTGCAAAAATGCGTACCCGCTAGCTACATCGAAATCATACTGATGACTAGTAGGTTCTTTTGGCTTCGGTTCAATTAAGAATTGTGCATTAAAATCAATTTCATTCGCATAATCTTTGGCCATATGGAAAAAGCGTGCTAAGTTATCCAATTCTAGCTTCATATTTGTATTAAGTAATGTTTCATATCCTTCTCTTCCGCCCCAGAAAACATAGTTTTCAGCTCCAAGTTCTTTACCAACCTCTAGCCCTTTCTTTACTTTCGCTGCTGCATAGGCAAACACATCCGCATTATTAGAAGATGCTGCTCCATGAACAAAACGAGGATGTGTAAAATTATTCACTGTATTCCAAAGTAATTTTGTTTTACTATCTTTCATATACTCTTTAATCATCGCTACAACAGTATCTAGATTTTCATTAGATTCTTTTAAACTACTTCCCTCTGGAGCAATATCTACATCATGAAAACAGAAATAAGGAATTTGTAATTTTTCAAAAAACTCAAATGCTGCTTCCACTCTTGCTTTTGCTAAGTCCATTCCATTGAACTTATCCCATGGACGTATTGCTGTGCCATTTCCAAATGGATCTGATAAGTCTTCTGTAAACGTATGCCAATATGCGACCCCAAATCGAAGATGCTCTTCCATTGTTTGTCCATTAATGGATTCCGTTGGGTTATAGAATTTAAAAGCGAATGGATTGTCAGATTTTGCTCCTTCATACTGAATGGTTCCAATTTCATTAAAATAACTCATCATTAATTCCTCCTCAAAATGTTTGTTTATCTAACAAACAAAGTTGATAGATAAACAGATTGTCCCTATACTATCTATATATGATACCCCTTACAAAGAAGGAGATATTTTCAATGAATCTATTTGCAAGTCGTCTTTATACCATAATGGAATGGGTGATGAAATATGCTTATTTACATTTATTGTGGGTTGTTTTCACCTTGTTAGGATTAGTAATAACTGGATTTTATCCTGCCACTCTTTCTGTATACTCGATCGTAAGAAAATGGTTTACCTCAAATCCGGATATCCCAATTTTTTCTACATTCTGGACTACATACAAAACTTATTTCAAGAAAGGCAATATATTAGGAATCGGTGCTAATCTAATCCTTAGTTTAGCGGTATTAAATATAATCTTTATTCAATCCTATCAAGGAACTTTTTCATTGATTCAAATTCCTTTATTAGCTTATTTATTTTTAGTTTGTTTATTTTTCATTTACTTATTTCCAGTTGCAGTTCATTATGAATTATCGGTTACAAGAATATTTAAACAATCTTCACTGATTTTACTGATTAGTCCAATCCACACATTGTTAATCATTGTTAGCTTTATTTCAATCTATTTTATTTTTGTACAAATTCCGGCACTTTTCTTTATCTTTGGGATCAGTATAATCGCGTCTATTTCAACATGGATCATTAAACATCGTTTCGAGATAATACAATCTTTTAAAAAATCATAAAGAGATTACCCTTTTACTGCACTTGCAGATAGACCTTCCATGATTTTATCGCTAAAGAAAATGAACGCAATTATGATTGGAAGTACACTAATAACCAACGTAGCTCCAATTGCTCCCCAATCCGTCATATATTGACCTATAAAGTTTTGAATACCGACAGTTAACGTTTTAAATTTATCGGAACTAATAAATGTATTTACAAATACAAATTCATTCCAGTTATAGATCATATTAATGATTACAGTGGTGGACATAATTGGTGCTGATAACGGTAAGATAATCTTGAAAAACAACCGATGAATGGAGCTTCCATCAATGATAGCTGCTTCCTCTATTTCTCTTGGTAATGTTGTGTAAAAGCCTAAAAGAATCATCACTGTTATCGGTAGATTATACGTCATATACGTAACAACAATCGATACTGGATTATCAATTAAATTTACATTGAGGAACATATTGTATAGTGGAATTAGCGCTGAATGAATGGGAATCATTAATCCTATCATAATAATTCCTAACACAAAGCTCGATAACTTCCATTTCATTCTCGTTATTGCAAATGTCGCCATACTTGCAATTAAAATAGTTAGTATTGTAGCAACAACTGTTATCCAAATGCTATTCCAAAAATACGTTCCAATTCCACCTTCAAACACTTTTAAGTAATTTTCCCATTTAGGATCAGTTGGTAATGCAAACGGATTTCCCGCAAAAATTTCCTGGTTCGTCTTTAAAGAGAAAGAGACCAGCCAAATGATTGGGAAGATCTGAAATACACCGACAACACCTAAACAAATATAAAGTAAAATATAACCGACTCGATGCATTTATATTTCCTCCGATCAGTACTGAATGGTGTCTTTTGTTTCTGTCGCTTTTCGAATAATAAAAGTAACGATTAATGTAATAATTAAAAGCAAGAAGCCTATGGCACTGCCATAACCAAAGTCATAACTAGAAAAAGCGAGCTTATACATATAGGAAGCCATTACTTCACTAGCTCCATTCGGCCCTCCTCCAGTCATTACATAGATTAGGTCAAAATATTTTAATGACCCAACAATAGCTAGAACAATAGTAACTTTGAATACGGTCATAATTAATGGGAATTTAATCCTAATTGCAATTTGAATCGGACTTGCACCATCAATTTTTGCGGCTTCTATAATAGATTCTGGTATATTTTTAAGTGCTGCATAGTAAATCAAAATATAGAAACCTGCATACTGCCAAATAATTGGTATAAAAATTGCATAAAGTACTATATTTGGATCAGCTAACCATGCTGGAGGATTTTCCACTCCTAAACTCGTTAAAATACTGTTTAGCATTCCATTACTAGGGTTATAGACTTTTATCCATAACTGTGCAATAGCTACCGATGAAAGCAACATTGGTATAAGATATATCTTCTTTAAAAAGTTTGCACCTTTAATTTTCGACGCAAGAATTAATGCTACTACTAAGTAAAGTAATAAACTTAACGCAGAAAATATAGCCAACAAAAATGAATGCAATGTACTTTCCCAAAACTTCGAATCCTGCATTGCCGTAATATAATTATCTAGACCGATAAATTGCATCGCTCCGATGCCATCCCAATCCATTAAGCCAAAATATCCTGACAATAACAATGGAATAACTATGAGAACTGCAATAAATAACAGCGCAGGAAGGATATAAAGTGTAATGATCCATTTATTGGACATAACTTTATCCATATGTGTTCAACCCCAATTTTGAATTTAATTAATAAGGCTGCCTAGCATATAATTCTATTTAATTTCCTGCAGACAGCCTTCATTATTATTTATTCCTCATTTGCTAGCGTTTCTTCATGTGTTTTTACAAACTCTTCTGGAGTAATTTCGCCACCAAATAATGCTTGAATCATGTCCAAATGAACTTGTGCGGCACTGGCACTCATTTGAACATCTGCATATAATGTAATGTTTGATGCATTATTTAAATCATCCAACACCTCTACATAGAGTTCTGGTAAATCTAATGCTTCTCCATCGATTTTTGTTGCAGGAATAATCCCTACTTCCGTTACTGCCCTCTCACCCCATTCTTTCACAAAGTAAGACACAAACGTTTTTGCCTCTTCTTTTACCTCGGAGTTTTCAGAAACGAATAGCCCAACACCAGGACCTCCTACATAGCTATTAAAGTCACCACTTCCATCAACTTGCGGAAACGGGAAGTATCCAACAGAATCACGAAATTCTTGAGGTACATCTTCATTCGTCGTATAGTTAGGTAAATCCCAAGTAGCAATTAAGTACATCGCAGCTTGACTTTCCATAAACATACTTTTTGCTTCTTGATCAGCCAACCCGTTGAAACCGCTAACAAAAGAATTATCGTTTACTAAACCTTGAAGATGTTCTGCTGCTTTTAGTAATGCTGGATCTTCAAATGAACCGCTTCTATCAATAGCACTGGTTAATACATCTTCATCTCCACCTAGACGATTTGCTAAATACATGTACCACATAGAACCTGTCCAAGCATCACGATTTCCTAATGCTACAGGAATTACGTCGTTTTCGTTTAATGTATCAACGACTTGATTAAATTCATCTAGAGTTGTTGGTTCTTCCAACCCATACTCATCGAATATTGCTTTATTGTAATAAATGGAAGATATATTTAACTCTAAAGGTAAACCATAAGCAGTATCATCAATAGAAAAGGCATCTGTTGTACCAGCTACAAATTCTTCTGATAGATTATCTTCCTCTAAGATATCATCTAAAGAAGCAAACATATTTCCATCAACAAATGGCTCCATATATCCGGCAGCCCATGTCATACCAACATCAGGTAATTCGTTCGAGGTAGATTGAACTTTAATTTTTTCTTTATATTGTTCATTACTTAAAACCTCTAGTTCTATGTCTATCCCTTCATTTTCAGTTTCAAAATCTTCTATAATTTGATTCACAACTTTATAATGTTGGGCAGAACTCCCTTCCGGCCATAAATGCATAAATTTAACTGTTTTTGAATCTCCTGAAGCACTATTTTCATCTTCTTCACCAGAACAAGCGACCATTAATAAACAGCAAATCAATACGAAAGTCAACACTGTAAACGCTTTCTTCATTTTCATTGAAACCCCCTGTTAAAAATATTCTCACAATTAATGAGTTGTCATTATATTAGCAAAAATAACTTTGTTTGTCTACCGGTTAAACAAAGTTTTGTATTTGAAATATAACATGCTATACTAATAATCAATCAGATGGGAGAAGGAGCGAATACATGAAAATAAATCGAACGTGGAATCAGTATGTAGTTAAACAAGAGAATAAGTCTTTAGTCTTTAATACTATTAGACAAAATTCTCCCATTTCAAGAGCAGATATCGCACAACAACTAGGCCTTAACAAAAGCACTGTTTCTTCATTAGTAAGCGAACTTATTAACGAAGAACTGATTGGAGAAGTTGGTCCAGGAGAGTCAAGTGGAGGAAGACGCCCTGTTATGCTGTTTTTCAATAATACAGCTGGTTACTCTATTGGAATCGATCTCGGTGTAAATTATATATTGGGGGTGTTAACAGATTTACAAGGAAATATTTTAGAACAAGAACAAGTTACATTTGATAACTTAACTTATGAAGAAATCCTAGTTCATCTAAATGAGGTTATACAGAAACTGATTACAATGACTTCAAAAAGTCCATATGGTGTTATCGGTATCGGTGTTGCAGTACCTGGAATTGTTAATAAAGAAGAGAAAATACTGCTTGCTCCTAATTTAAATTGGCGGAATATTTCTTTAAAAGAAGAATTAGAGAATCAATTTAATATTCCGGTTATTATTGAGAATGAAGCAAATGCGGGTGCGTATGGTGAAGTACAATTTGGCATCGGCAAAGAAAATAAAGAAATTGTATATGTCAGTGTTGGTGTAGGAATCGGGGTTGGCCTTGTATTAAACAACCAATTGTACAAAGGAAATAATGGATTTTCCGGAGAAATGGGGCATATGACTATTGATGCACATGGCGCAAAATGTAGTTGTGGAAGTGAAGGTTGTTGGGAGCTATATGCTTCTGAGAAAGCATTATTACAATTAGCTAAAAGAAATAAAATCTATACAACCGATCCATATGATTTACTAGACCATATGATCCAATTAGCCAAAAATAATGATTCAGTAGCGTTAGAAGCATTTAATGAAATCAGCAAATATTTAGCAATCGGGATCAATAATATTATTAATTCATTTAATCCAGAACAAGTCATTATTGGCAATCGAATGTCTGCTGCAAAAAAATGGATTGAGAAACCATTGCTTGATTCCATTAATAATCAATCACTATGGTTTAGCCAAAAGGATTTAAAAATTGATTTTTCAAGCCTTAACACACATTCGAATGCACTTGGGATGGCAGCATTTTCCTCTGAGAGATTCTTAAAAGTAACGATTTCTGGAAACGAAGTAATCCGTGTGAAGTAAAGCAATGGATCCATGATAAACCTAAGTTTTTTCGAACAATAATCCACCATGAAAAATAAAAAATGAGGTGAAATAATGACAAACATTAAAAATCCTATTTTAACAGGGTTTAACCCTGACCCAAGTATTTGTAGAGCTGGAGAAGATTATTACATTGCTGTTTCCACCTTTGAGTGGTTTCCCGGTGTTGGAATCTATCATTCTAGAGATCTGAAAAACTGGAAACTGGTATCTAGACCTTTAAACCGCCTCTCTCAATTGAATATGATGGGAAATCCAAATTCTGGAGGTGTCTGGGCTCCAGCATTGTCCTATAAGGATGGGAAATTCTGGCTTATCTATACGGATGTGAAAGTAACTGGAGGACAATGGAAAGATTGTCATAACTACCTCGTTACGTGTAACTCGATTGATGGAGAATGGTCCGAACCTATATATTTAAACAGCTCTGGATTTGACCCATCACTGTTTCATGATGAAGACGGCAAGAAATACTTAGTAAATATGGTTTGGGATTCCCGAATAAGCACTCATCCGTTTTATGGAATTGTTCTGCAAGAATATGATTCAGTGAAAGGAAAGTTAGTAGGAAAAAAAGAGATTATCTTTAAAGGAACAGATGTTAAGCTTACCGAAGCACCACACCTTTATAAAATTAATGATTACTACTATCTTCTAACAGCTGAAGGAGGGACTAGATATGATCATCAAGCTACAATTGCCCGATCCAAAAATTTACATGGACCATATGAAGTCCACCCCGATAATCCATTAATTAGTTCACATTCACATCCTAGAAATCCCTTACAAAAAGCTGGACACGCATCTATTGTTCAAACGCATACAGATGAATGGTTTATGGTTCACCTTACTGGTCGACCATTACCAAAGGAAAACCAACCCATTTTAGATCCGAGAGGCTATTGTCCATTAGGAAGAGAAACAGCAATTCAACGGTTGGAATGGAAAAATGAATGGCCGTATGTAGTCGGAGGAAATCAACCTTCGATGGAAATAGAAGGACCCAAAATCCCAGAATCATCCGCCGATGTACAACTATCTGGCATAGATGATTTTGACGAAAATGAATTAAATCTTAATTACCAAACTCTACGAATTCCATTAAACGAAAATATTAAGACGTTAACTGAACGCCCAGGTCATTTACGTCTATATGGTAGAGAATCGCTAACGTCAACATTTACTCAAGCTTTTGTAGCTCGGAGGTGGCAACACTTTGCATTTACTGCAGAAACTAAAGTTGATTTCCAACCAACATCATTTCAACAAGGGGCTGGTTTGGTTAATTACTATAACACTGAAAACTGGTCTGCACTTCAAATAACCTGGGATGAACAAAAAGGAAAAGTGCTTTCTCTAACAACATGCGATAACTTTAAATTTGAGCAACCTTTGCTTTCTAAGGAAATTGAAATACCAGATGAACAGGGAGATGTATATCTAAAAGTAGTAGTTAACTACAATAATTATCAGTATTTTTACTCATTTAATGGTAATGATTGGATTGCTATACCTATTACCCTACAATCTTACAAACTATCTGATGATTACGTTAAAGGTGGAGGATTCTTTACCGGCGCCTTTGTTGGGATGCAATGCCAAGATACAAGTGGTGAAGGAATTCATGCTGATTTTGATTATTTCTATTATCAACCTAAGATATAAAAAAGGATGCTATTTGTATTTATTAGTTATTTAATTTAACACTTTATTGTAAACGCTTAATGAATGACTCTATTACTAAATTTTTCTTTGTTAGCAAGCTGCAATAGTTATTGCTAATGGATATCTTTATTTAACTTCAGATGAGACAAAATTTATTACTGAAGAAGCATTAGTCTGGTGGATGTAGGTTCTTGACAGCCCTTAACAAAAAGCAAAACAGACGAGTCCACTCACACGCTGTTTTGCTTTTTGTTTGTTTTTTTTATCGTTTGAATTACACCCATTCCACAATATCATTTAAATTTTTTCTTGTTTTCGGTCGGCTCGGTTCTTCCTTACGATATCCAAAAGCCGCCATGACGGAAGGCTGATATCGTCCGTCTTCTAGTAAACCTTCACTTTCAAGTAGGTTATGCACATCCTTATAGATGAATCCTTCTATTGGTGTAGAATCAATTCCAATCTGGGCAGCAGCTGTCATCATATTCGCTAATGCGATATATGTCTGTTTTGATGACCAATCAAATAAAGTACGATCATTAAATAACTGCAAGAAGTTTTCTTGAAATGTCTTTATCCCTTTTAAAAGCATATCAGCAACTTCATCAGGCATTTGTTGAACTGTTCTTAAATGATTAGCCACATAGTCGGAATCATATCGAACATCTACTCGCGCAAGAATAATTACAAAATGACTCGCTCCACTAAGTTGTCGTTCCGCTCCTGAAGCAAGTTGCATTAATTTCTCTCTTAAATCTGAACTTTGCACGATTAAAAATTTCCAAGGTTCAAGACCGAGTGAGCTTGGTGATAACCTACCTGTTTCCAATATAAATTTAAAATCTTCGTCTTCAATCTTCTTGCTACCATCGTATTCTTTTGTAGCATGTCTAAATTGAAAAGCCTCTAAAATCTCTTGTTTCTTTTTCGCCTTATCCGTCATAGAATACCCCTTTCCTA from Oceanobacillus iheyensis HTE831 encodes:
- a CDS encoding carbohydrate ABC transporter permease, encoding MDKVMSNKWIITLYILPALLFIAVLIVIPLLLSGYFGLMDWDGIGAMQFIGLDNYITAMQDSKFWESTLHSFLLAIFSALSLLLYLVVALILASKIKGANFLKKIYLIPMLLSSVAIAQLWIKVYNPSNGMLNSILTSLGVENPPAWLADPNIVLYAIFIPIIWQYAGFYILIYYAALKNIPESIIEAAKIDGASPIQIAIRIKFPLIMTVFKVTIVLAIVGSLKYFDLIYVMTGGGPNGASEVMASYMYKLAFSSYDFGYGSAIGFLLLIITLIVTFIIRKATETKDTIQY
- a CDS encoding extracellular solute-binding protein — encoded protein: MKMKKAFTVLTFVLICCLLMVACSGEEDENSASGDSKTVKFMHLWPEGSSAQHYKVVNQIIEDFETENEGIDIELEVLSNEQYKEKIKVQSTSNELPDVGMTWAAGYMEPFVDGNMFASLDDILEEDNLSEEFVAGTTDAFSIDDTAYGLPLELNISSIYYNKAIFDEYGLEEPTTLDEFNQVVDTLNENDVIPVALGNRDAWTGSMWYMYLANRLGGDEDVLTSAIDRSGSFEDPALLKAAEHLQGLVNDNSFVSGFNGLADQEAKSMFMESQAAMYLIATWDLPNYTTNEDVPQEFRDSVGYFPFPQVDGSGDFNSYVGGPGVGLFVSENSEVKEEAKTFVSYFVKEWGERAVTEVGIIPATKIDGEALDLPELYVEVLDDLNNASNITLYADVQMSASAAQVHLDMIQALFGGEITPEEFVKTHEETLANEE
- a CDS encoding ROK family transcriptional regulator; translated protein: MKINRTWNQYVVKQENKSLVFNTIRQNSPISRADIAQQLGLNKSTVSSLVSELINEELIGEVGPGESSGGRRPVMLFFNNTAGYSIGIDLGVNYILGVLTDLQGNILEQEQVTFDNLTYEEILVHLNEVIQKLITMTSKSPYGVIGIGVAVPGIVNKEEKILLAPNLNWRNISLKEELENQFNIPVIIENEANAGAYGEVQFGIGKENKEIVYVSVGVGIGVGLVLNNQLYKGNNGFSGEMGHMTIDAHGAKCSCGSEGCWELYASEKALLQLAKRNKIYTTDPYDLLDHMIQLAKNNDSVALEAFNEISKYLAIGINNIINSFNPEQVIIGNRMSAAKKWIEKPLLDSINNQSLWFSQKDLKIDFSSLNTHSNALGMAAFSSERFLKVTISGNEVIRVK
- a CDS encoding glycoside hydrolase family 43 protein — translated: MTNIKNPILTGFNPDPSICRAGEDYYIAVSTFEWFPGVGIYHSRDLKNWKLVSRPLNRLSQLNMMGNPNSGGVWAPALSYKDGKFWLIYTDVKVTGGQWKDCHNYLVTCNSIDGEWSEPIYLNSSGFDPSLFHDEDGKKYLVNMVWDSRISTHPFYGIVLQEYDSVKGKLVGKKEIIFKGTDVKLTEAPHLYKINDYYYLLTAEGGTRYDHQATIARSKNLHGPYEVHPDNPLISSHSHPRNPLQKAGHASIVQTHTDEWFMVHLTGRPLPKENQPILDPRGYCPLGRETAIQRLEWKNEWPYVVGGNQPSMEIEGPKIPESSADVQLSGIDDFDENELNLNYQTLRIPLNENIKTLTERPGHLRLYGRESLTSTFTQAFVARRWQHFAFTAETKVDFQPTSFQQGAGLVNYYNTENWSALQITWDEQKGKVLSLTTCDNFKFEQPLLSKEIEIPDEQGDVYLKVVVNYNNYQYFYSFNGNDWIAIPITLQSYKLSDDYVKGGGFFTGAFVGMQCQDTSGEGIHADFDYFYYQPKI
- a CDS encoding NAD(P)H-dependent oxidoreductase, which gives rise to MTDKAKKKQEILEAFQFRHATKEYDGSKKIEDEDFKFILETGRLSPSSLGLEPWKFLIVQSSDLREKLMQLASGAERQLSGASHFVIILARVDVRYDSDYVANHLRTVQQMPDEVADMLLKGIKTFQENFLQLFNDRTLFDWSSKQTYIALANMMTAAAQIGIDSTPIEGFIYKDVHNLLESEGLLEDGRYQPSVMAAFGYRKEEPSRPKTRKNLNDIVEWV